One Olsenella sp. oral taxon 807 DNA segment encodes these proteins:
- a CDS encoding amino acid ABC transporter ATP-binding protein has protein sequence MGERLSAGSSPKGRQGEAGRPVVRIEGLRKSFGSHEVLRDIDFEIMPGEVVTIIGASGSGKSTLLRCINLLETPDAGHVWFQGQDLAAEHVNVNRLRERIGMCFQTFNLFNNMDVLANCTLAPVTLKKMGKGEAEQVARKHLQEVGLADFAHAAPATLSGGQKQRVAIARALCMSPELMLFDEPTSALDPEIVGEVLEVMRGLAADGMTMAVVTHEMAFAKSVSDRVVFMDQGVIAEEGAPGRMFSHPHQPRTREFLARYLEG, from the coding sequence ATGGGAGAGCGTCTCTCTGCGGGATCATCGCCAAAGGGGCGGCAGGGTGAGGCTGGGCGGCCCGTTGTGCGCATCGAGGGCCTGCGAAAGTCATTTGGCTCGCATGAGGTGCTGCGCGACATCGACTTCGAGATCATGCCAGGTGAGGTTGTCACCATCATCGGCGCGTCGGGATCCGGCAAGTCGACACTCCTTCGCTGCATCAATCTGCTCGAGACGCCCGATGCCGGGCACGTCTGGTTCCAGGGGCAGGACCTCGCGGCCGAGCACGTCAACGTGAACAGGCTGCGCGAGAGGATAGGCATGTGTTTTCAGACCTTCAACCTGTTCAACAACATGGACGTGCTCGCTAACTGTACGCTCGCGCCCGTCACGCTCAAAAAGATGGGCAAGGGCGAGGCCGAGCAGGTGGCACGCAAGCACCTCCAAGAGGTGGGTCTTGCCGACTTTGCGCACGCGGCGCCAGCGACGCTCTCGGGCGGGCAGAAGCAGCGCGTGGCCATCGCGCGCGCCCTCTGCATGAGTCCCGAGCTCATGCTCTTCGACGAGCCGACCTCCGCGCTCGACCCAGAGATCGTGGGTGAGGTCCTTGAGGTCATGCGTGGCCTTGCGGCGGATGGCATGACGATGGCCGTGGTAACCCACGAGATGGCCTTCGCCAAGAGCGTCTCTGACAGGGTCGTGTTCATGGATCAGGGCGTCATCGCGGAGGAGGGCGCGCCCGGAAGGATGTTCTCTCATCCCCACCAGCCGCGCACCCGCGAGTTTTTGGCTCGCTACCTGGAGGGCTAG
- a CDS encoding response regulator transcription factor, protein MPEDTRVGEPIRVMIVDDQEPVRVGIGLMIRRDKGMLVSLEAENGQQALDRLARAAKLGIALPDVVLMDVRMPVMDGIEATARIAGAYPRVSVLVLTTYDEDDYAFGALDAGASGFLLKDVRAVQLRDAIRAVAAGDAVLTPRITREMLKRGVRRAEQGSERERLRALFRRLTKREREICSLVADGLSNAEIAERLVIQPASVKRAVTRILARTGMRDRVQAAVAWHKAGMS, encoded by the coding sequence ATGCCTGAGGATACGCGGGTGGGCGAGCCGATCAGAGTGATGATCGTCGATGACCAGGAGCCGGTGAGGGTGGGCATAGGCCTCATGATTCGTCGAGACAAGGGTATGCTCGTGTCACTCGAGGCAGAAAACGGCCAGCAGGCGCTCGATAGGCTGGCAAGAGCAGCAAAGCTTGGGATAGCGCTGCCGGATGTGGTCCTCATGGACGTGCGCATGCCGGTCATGGATGGCATCGAGGCGACGGCGCGGATCGCGGGAGCGTATCCGCGCGTGAGCGTCCTCGTCCTGACCACCTACGACGAGGACGACTACGCCTTTGGGGCTCTCGACGCCGGTGCGTCGGGCTTCCTTCTCAAGGACGTGAGGGCGGTCCAGCTGCGCGACGCCATCAGGGCGGTCGCGGCGGGAGACGCCGTGCTCACCCCGCGCATCACGCGCGAGATGCTCAAGCGGGGCGTGCGCCGCGCTGAGCAAGGTAGCGAGCGAGAGAGGCTGAGGGCGCTGTTTCGCAGGCTCACCAAGCGTGAGCGCGAGATCTGCTCCCTCGTGGCAGATGGCCTCTCGAACGCTGAAATCGCCGAGAGGCTCGTTATCCAGCCCGCCTCGGTCAAGCGTGCCGTCACGCGCATACTCGCTCGGACTGGCATGCGCGACAGGGTTCAGGCCGCCGTGGCGTGGCACAAGGCAGGCATGTCGTGA
- a CDS encoding ketopantoate reductase family protein: protein MKVLVIGIGVIGSYLAHAVCDVGNDVTAVARGRWGRTIRDKGLVIHHRVQHKTTVDHPRVVDAIPQGEHFDVAFSVMRQDQQIAALPELEGIDTELLVLVGNNLRAHETADRLEARRHAGRVLFGFQSTAGLREADRVECVRWGATGLDVAPLHGRPTAADRDLLARVLTGNYQPKWTHDFEDWLLCHAAMVLPVCFVSYFCGCDLHTASRGLLHQMTAAQGEGHALLAHLGHLMVPEGRRDLFDGGVRTRAWNALIWIGAHTTIGTFCADNHCKHAPKEMRDLDVEFERLRKPVPEFAMPNWDGLLAKMGGWDDVCTRWDRSRS from the coding sequence GTGAAGGTCCTCGTCATCGGCATCGGCGTCATAGGAAGTTATCTGGCACATGCGGTCTGCGACGTGGGAAACGACGTGACCGCAGTCGCACGGGGACGCTGGGGCAGGACCATCCGCGACAAGGGTCTTGTGATCCACCATCGCGTGCAGCACAAGACCACCGTCGACCACCCCCGCGTGGTCGATGCCATCCCCCAAGGAGAACACTTTGACGTGGCCTTCTCCGTAATGCGACAGGATCAGCAGATAGCCGCCCTTCCCGAACTCGAAGGCATCGACACAGAACTGCTCGTGCTCGTGGGAAACAACCTGCGCGCCCACGAGACGGCCGACCGACTCGAGGCGCGCAGGCATGCCGGGCGCGTGCTCTTTGGCTTTCAGAGCACCGCCGGCCTGCGCGAGGCAGACCGTGTCGAGTGCGTGCGCTGGGGTGCTACGGGACTTGACGTGGCGCCACTCCACGGCAGGCCCACAGCCGCAGACAGGGACCTTCTTGCCCGTGTGCTCACGGGCAACTACCAACCCAAATGGACCCATGACTTCGAGGACTGGCTCCTCTGCCACGCTGCCATGGTGCTGCCGGTCTGCTTTGTCTCCTACTTCTGTGGCTGTGACCTGCACACGGCGTCGCGCGGGCTGCTCCACCAGATGACAGCTGCCCAAGGCGAGGGCCATGCGCTGCTCGCCCACCTCGGGCATCTCATGGTTCCCGAGGGGAGGAGGGACCTCTTTGACGGCGGGGTCAGGACACGGGCATGGAACGCCCTCATCTGGATAGGCGCGCACACAACGATAGGGACGTTCTGCGCGGATAACCACTGCAAGCACGCTCCCAAGGAGATGCGCGACCTCGACGTGGAGTTCGAGCGCCTGCGCAAACCCGTACCAGAGTTTGCCATGCCCAATTGGGACGGCCTACTCGCTAAGATGGGAGGCTGGGATGACGTCTGCACACGGTGGGACAGGAGCCGCAGCTGA
- a CDS encoding transporter substrate-binding domain-containing protein, whose amino-acid sequence MSTSTSRRSFLALSGVVVAGVASTTFLAACGPSTQTTSSGPSGSGPTSSFGDSGTMRVGMEVAYPPFNWQTSTAAESTIPVQGQEGAYADGYDVFFAKRIGAALGLEPVAVKMEFSGLVEGLARGSIDIICGGMTATDERRQSIDFSDAYWTGHYGLLVKRGSRLEGATSLDAFSGTAVLGQRDTLLDTVIDEIPNVNHMTPVDSVPAQLSSLNQGTCDAITYDVENEKGLIAANPDLVAVEVGGSKVLFKEDAPINAGIAKGHDETLAKINEVIRSVTQEQRQAEWDAVQGRLPE is encoded by the coding sequence ATGAGTACCAGCACCTCTCGTCGCAGCTTCCTTGCGCTCTCAGGCGTTGTTGTCGCAGGCGTCGCGAGCACGACGTTCTTGGCCGCCTGCGGACCCTCCACCCAGACGACGAGCTCGGGGCCCAGCGGCTCGGGCCCTACGTCGAGCTTTGGCGACAGCGGTACGATGCGCGTGGGCATGGAGGTGGCCTACCCGCCGTTCAACTGGCAGACCTCCACAGCCGCCGAGAGCACCATTCCCGTCCAGGGCCAGGAGGGGGCCTATGCCGACGGCTATGACGTCTTCTTTGCCAAGCGGATCGGCGCGGCGCTTGGCCTTGAGCCCGTCGCGGTCAAGATGGAGTTCTCGGGCCTGGTTGAGGGTCTGGCCAGGGGGTCGATCGACATCATTTGTGGTGGCATGACCGCCACTGACGAACGCCGTCAGTCCATCGACTTCTCCGATGCGTACTGGACGGGCCACTACGGCCTCCTCGTCAAGAGGGGCTCGAGGCTCGAGGGCGCGACCAGCTTGGACGCGTTTTCGGGCACGGCTGTCCTCGGGCAGCGCGACACCCTGCTCGACACCGTCATCGACGAGATCCCAAACGTCAACCACATGACCCCGGTCGACTCCGTGCCCGCACAGCTCTCCAGCCTCAACCAGGGTACCTGCGACGCCATCACGTATGACGTCGAGAACGAGAAGGGCCTCATCGCCGCGAACCCAGATCTAGTCGCCGTCGAGGTTGGCGGCAGCAAGGTCCTCTTCAAGGAGGACGCGCCGATCAACGCGGGCATCGCGAAGGGGCACGACGAGACACTCGCCAAGATCAATGAGGTCATCAGGAGCGTCACCCAGGAGCAGCGCCAGGCCGAGTGGGACGCCGTCCAGGGCCGCCTGCCTGAGTAG
- a CDS encoding amidohydrolase codes for MSQGTQPLALCSRHVFLDRAHPDVEAAIVIEGGRISTVCSRDELAGISPKARIQDYGDAFLCPGFHDAHQHVFHTALFASPLICACAGTSEDECVRLLREATSRPAGGARDHAGAGNGWLVGQGWRSALWDPPLAPTRASLDRAFPNRPVALYSGDLHALWVNTRGLEELGITEDSEAPAGGSFDRDEAGRPTGVLREAASMAYAARVCADLPRDEVTRAYRGHFQASLSQGVTSVCDMALCALPGVDYVYEDLYEELLAAGELPVRINLFPQNVGDFKRIESLQARLTGDLLRAPGTKQFFDGVSSAHTAWLHEPYVNPRFAGDCGRATIDPALMRDYVLAAAERGIATRVHAIGDKAVSSAIDIFREAKRRYGMPRQGANSIEHVEGLSHADVAAMADIGLVASVQPQHIVIDVGQPARDLGVRRASFMWPFASFDEAGVAMAFGTDAPCVPDVAMQVLSCAVTREEARTCEPRGGWLPEQRVTMATAIDAYTRGSAKVTGREAELGTLAAGKLADLVVLDTNLMCADPEAIQGTRALATYVGGRLAWEA; via the coding sequence ATGTCTCAGGGGACACAGCCGCTCGCGCTTTGCTCGAGGCACGTGTTTCTCGATCGCGCGCATCCCGACGTGGAGGCTGCGATCGTCATCGAGGGCGGGCGGATCTCTACCGTCTGCTCGCGCGACGAGCTTGCGGGCATCTCGCCAAAGGCTCGGATCCAAGACTATGGAGACGCGTTTTTGTGTCCCGGATTCCATGACGCCCACCAGCACGTCTTCCACACCGCACTCTTTGCCTCGCCGCTCATCTGCGCCTGCGCCGGCACCAGTGAGGACGAATGCGTTCGCCTGTTGAGGGAGGCAACGAGCCGGCCTGCGGGTGGCGCGCGGGACCATGCTGGCGCGGGCAACGGATGGCTGGTTGGCCAAGGCTGGCGCTCGGCGCTATGGGATCCGCCCCTGGCGCCGACGAGGGCGTCTCTTGACCGGGCGTTTCCGAACCGTCCCGTCGCCCTGTACTCGGGGGACCTCCATGCGCTCTGGGTCAACACGCGCGGCCTTGAGGAGCTGGGCATCACCGAGGACAGCGAGGCCCCTGCCGGCGGCAGTTTCGACCGAGACGAGGCCGGCCGACCGACGGGGGTGCTTCGGGAGGCTGCGAGCATGGCGTATGCTGCCCGGGTGTGTGCCGACCTGCCGCGCGACGAGGTCACGCGTGCCTATCGAGGGCACTTCCAGGCCAGTCTCTCCCAAGGCGTCACGAGCGTCTGTGACATGGCGCTCTGCGCGCTGCCTGGTGTGGACTACGTGTACGAGGACCTGTACGAGGAGCTTCTCGCGGCGGGCGAGCTGCCCGTGCGCATCAACCTGTTTCCGCAGAACGTGGGCGATTTCAAGAGGATCGAGTCTTTGCAGGCCAGACTCACGGGAGACCTCCTGCGTGCCCCGGGGACCAAGCAGTTCTTTGATGGCGTGTCGAGCGCTCATACCGCATGGCTGCACGAGCCCTACGTGAACCCGCGCTTCGCGGGTGACTGCGGGCGAGCGACCATCGACCCTGCGCTCATGCGCGACTATGTGCTCGCGGCGGCCGAGCGGGGCATCGCGACGCGCGTCCATGCCATTGGCGATAAGGCTGTCAGCTCCGCCATCGACATCTTTCGCGAGGCAAAGAGGCGCTATGGCATGCCCAGGCAGGGGGCGAACTCCATCGAGCACGTGGAGGGCCTCTCGCACGCCGACGTCGCGGCCATGGCTGACATCGGCCTTGTCGCCTCCGTGCAGCCGCAGCACATCGTGATCGACGTGGGGCAGCCGGCCCGCGACCTTGGGGTAAGGCGCGCATCGTTCATGTGGCCGTTTGCGAGCTTTGACGAGGCAGGTGTGGCCATGGCCTTTGGCACGGATGCCCCCTGCGTGCCCGACGTGGCCATGCAGGTTCTCTCCTGCGCTGTCACGCGCGAGGAGGCGAGGACCTGTGAGCCAAGGGGCGGCTGGCTTCCCGAGCAGAGGGTGACGATGGCGACGGCGATCGACGCCTACACGCGCGGCAGCGCCAAGGTGACGGGGCGCGAGGCAGAGCTTGGGACCCTGGCAGCTGGCAAGCTGGCCGACCTCGTGGTGCTCGACACCAACCTCATGTGCGCCGACCCCGAGGCCATCCAGGGCACGAGGGCGCTCGCGACCTACGTGGGCGGCCGCCTTGCCTGGGAGGCATAG
- a CDS encoding DUF3592 domain-containing protein, translating to MKKFSVGCLSVCIAVFCIALVALAAFKYLGKTLLYQSYPRTEARIVKVETRTVDPGADPVKYESSVQLEYTVDGQSVQGWYTFSSHTNLEEGDTVSVAYNPDNPSDCAVMGGPDPMTLLAFGAAVAVIACMFWTTFRRT from the coding sequence ATGAAGAAATTCTCTGTAGGGTGCCTATCCGTTTGCATCGCGGTGTTTTGCATCGCGCTGGTGGCCTTGGCCGCGTTCAAGTACCTCGGGAAGACCCTGCTCTACCAGTCCTATCCCAGGACGGAGGCGCGCATCGTTAAGGTCGAGACCCGAACGGTGGACCCAGGAGCCGATCCCGTGAAGTACGAGAGCAGCGTTCAGCTCGAGTACACCGTCGACGGCCAGAGCGTGCAGGGTTGGTACACGTTCAGCAGTCATACGAACCTGGAGGAGGGGGATACGGTCTCGGTTGCGTACAATCCGGACAACCCCTCCGACTGCGCAGTCATGGGGGGTCCTGACCCTATGACCTTGCTCGCCTTCGGCGCGGCCGTCGCCGTCATCGCCTGTATGTTCTGGACGACCTTCCGGCGCACGTGA
- a CDS encoding NADP-dependent malic enzyme — MDYRKESMELHRRVRGKIETATRVAVDSATAMSLAYTPGVAEPCLAIQRDPSQSYALTRRWNTVAVVTDGTAVLGLGDIGPEAGMPVMEGKCALFKAFGGVDAIPLCVRSKDVGDIVRTVGLLAGSFGGVNLEDISAPRCFEIERRLKESCDIPIFHDDQHGTAVVTLAGMINALRLVGKSLDEVRIVTSGAGAAGVAIVRLLIDMGLRNVVMCDRQGAIYEGRKGLNPIKEQMATITNKERASGSLAEVICDADVFIGVSAPGVLTAEMVGSMAADPIVFACANPTPEIYPQDARAAGAAVVATGRSDFPNQVNNVLCFPGIFRGALDVRASDINGPMKVAAARAIAGLVGDDELQADYILPHTFDPRVRDAVADATAQAARKSGVARA; from the coding sequence ATGGACTATCGCAAGGAATCGATGGAGCTACATCGTAGGGTACGGGGAAAGATCGAGACCGCGACCCGCGTGGCCGTGGATAGCGCTACGGCCATGAGCCTCGCCTACACGCCCGGCGTCGCCGAGCCCTGCCTCGCGATCCAAAGGGACCCAAGCCAGAGCTATGCCCTCACACGCAGGTGGAACACGGTTGCCGTGGTAACAGACGGGACGGCCGTCCTGGGCCTGGGCGACATAGGTCCCGAGGCCGGCATGCCCGTGATGGAGGGCAAGTGCGCCCTGTTCAAGGCCTTCGGCGGCGTGGACGCCATCCCGCTGTGCGTGCGCTCCAAGGACGTAGGAGACATCGTGCGCACAGTGGGGCTTCTGGCGGGGAGCTTCGGCGGCGTCAACCTGGAGGACATCAGCGCCCCTCGCTGCTTCGAGATCGAGCGCAGGCTCAAGGAGTCCTGCGACATCCCCATCTTCCACGACGACCAGCACGGCACGGCCGTGGTCACCCTGGCAGGCATGATAAACGCGTTGAGGCTGGTGGGAAAGAGCCTCGACGAGGTACGCATCGTGACGTCGGGCGCCGGGGCGGCCGGCGTGGCCATCGTGCGGCTCCTCATAGACATGGGCCTGCGCAACGTCGTCATGTGCGACCGGCAGGGTGCCATCTATGAGGGGAGGAAGGGCCTCAACCCCATCAAGGAGCAGATGGCCACCATCACCAACAAGGAACGTGCGAGCGGCTCCCTCGCCGAGGTCATCTGTGATGCCGACGTCTTCATCGGCGTGTCCGCTCCGGGTGTCCTGACAGCCGAGATGGTGGGGAGCATGGCCGCAGACCCGATCGTCTTTGCCTGCGCCAACCCCACGCCCGAGATCTACCCCCAAGACGCCCGTGCCGCAGGCGCCGCCGTGGTGGCCACGGGGCGCTCCGACTTCCCCAACCAGGTCAACAACGTCCTGTGCTTTCCCGGCATCTTCCGCGGTGCGCTGGACGTACGGGCGTCTGACATCAACGGCCCCATGAAGGTCGCGGCGGCGCGCGCCATCGCGGGCCTGGTGGGTGACGACGAGCTGCAGGCAGACTACATCCTCCCTCACACCTTCGATCCACGGGTGAGAGATGCCGTGGCAGATGCCACGGCACAGGCCGCGCGAAAGAGCGGCGTCGCACGGGCGTGA
- a CDS encoding NAD(+) synthase, which produces MQDGFVKVAARSPQVRVADVDANVEACIAEVTDAVRTDGAKLVVLPELCVTGYSCEDLFWQDALLAAAERGLARLAEATRDFDALVVAGLPSRVNAKLYNCAAAIAHGRLLGLVPKRHIPDYNEFYEARHFVPGPWEVSFVSLAGWREVPFGCRQLFSCDGLPNLKVAVEVCEDLWVPGPPSIAHVRAGATIIANLSASDALVGKADYRRSLVVGQSARLVCGYVYASASWGESTQDLVFSEHDMVAENGMLLAEARPFGDGAVVSEIDVDALAAERRRLSGFGTVPCPEDAGYEVTTFALGLTPTRLTRHVDPHPFVPSGARRRSERCEDVLSIQAHGLAKRLQHTRSECAVVGVSGGLDSTLALLVAVRAFDILGLGHEGVLAITMPGFGTTERTHGNALELSRALGASLREVPITEAVRQHFLDIGHDEDDRSVTYENAQARERTQILMDIANQEGGLVVGTGDLSELALGWATYNADHMSMYGVNAGVPKTLVRHLVRHVADSSDSPELSRVLLDVLDTPVSPELLPAGGDGGISQRTEELVGPYELHDFFLYQVLRRGFGPRKVYRLARVALGQAYGDATILKWLRNFYRRFFSQQFKRSCLPDGPKVGSVAVSPRGDLRMPSDACATVWLRELGGLE; this is translated from the coding sequence ATGCAGGACGGATTTGTCAAAGTCGCAGCCCGTTCTCCACAGGTGAGGGTCGCCGATGTCGATGCTAACGTCGAGGCATGCATCGCAGAGGTCACGGATGCCGTACGGACGGACGGTGCCAAGCTCGTCGTGTTGCCCGAGCTTTGCGTCACGGGCTACAGCTGCGAGGACCTGTTCTGGCAGGACGCGCTCCTTGCTGCGGCTGAGCGGGGCCTCGCCCGCCTGGCCGAGGCGACGCGTGACTTTGATGCCCTCGTGGTCGCGGGCCTGCCGTCTCGCGTGAACGCCAAGCTCTACAACTGCGCCGCTGCCATCGCCCACGGCAGGCTCCTGGGACTGGTGCCCAAGCGTCACATCCCCGACTACAACGAGTTCTACGAGGCGCGCCACTTTGTGCCGGGTCCTTGGGAGGTCTCGTTTGTGAGCCTCGCCGGCTGGCGGGAGGTCCCCTTTGGCTGCCGCCAGCTCTTCTCCTGTGATGGCCTACCAAACCTCAAGGTGGCCGTCGAGGTCTGTGAGGACCTCTGGGTGCCAGGCCCTCCCTCCATTGCGCACGTACGGGCGGGGGCGACGATAATCGCGAACCTCTCCGCATCAGATGCCCTGGTGGGCAAGGCGGACTATCGTCGCTCTCTCGTGGTGGGGCAGAGTGCGCGCCTAGTGTGCGGCTACGTGTACGCGAGTGCCAGTTGGGGGGAGTCCACGCAGGACCTCGTCTTCTCTGAGCACGACATGGTGGCCGAGAACGGCATGCTGCTCGCGGAGGCGCGTCCCTTTGGCGACGGTGCTGTGGTAAGCGAGATAGACGTGGATGCGCTCGCGGCGGAAAGGAGGCGCCTCTCCGGCTTTGGGACGGTGCCCTGTCCCGAGGACGCGGGGTATGAGGTCACGACCTTCGCCTTGGGCCTTACCCCGACCAGGCTCACGCGTCACGTCGACCCGCACCCGTTCGTGCCGTCCGGCGCAAGGCGAAGGAGCGAGCGCTGCGAGGACGTGCTCTCCATCCAGGCGCATGGCCTGGCCAAGAGACTCCAGCACACGCGCTCAGAGTGCGCCGTCGTGGGCGTGTCGGGGGGGCTTGACTCCACGCTTGCCCTGCTCGTGGCAGTCCGTGCCTTTGACATCCTGGGGCTGGGCCATGAGGGTGTCCTGGCCATCACCATGCCGGGCTTTGGCACCACAGAGCGCACGCATGGCAACGCCTTGGAGCTCAGTCGCGCGCTCGGTGCCAGCCTGCGCGAGGTGCCCATCACCGAGGCCGTGCGCCAGCACTTCCTGGATATCGGGCACGACGAGGACGACCGTTCCGTTACCTACGAGAACGCCCAGGCGCGCGAGCGCACGCAGATCCTGATGGACATCGCCAACCAGGAGGGTGGCCTGGTGGTGGGTACGGGCGACCTGTCGGAGCTTGCGCTGGGCTGGGCCACCTACAACGCTGACCACATGAGCATGTACGGCGTGAACGCGGGCGTGCCTAAGACGCTTGTCCGACACTTGGTGCGCCACGTGGCCGACAGCAGCGACTCGCCGGAGCTCTCCCGCGTACTGCTCGACGTGCTCGACACGCCCGTCTCGCCCGAGCTTCTGCCTGCAGGTGGCGACGGCGGCATCTCGCAGCGCACTGAGGAGCTGGTCGGTCCCTATGAGCTGCACGACTTCTTTCTGTATCAGGTGTTGCGCCGAGGCTTTGGCCCGCGCAAGGTGTACCGCCTGGCGAGGGTGGCCCTCGGCCAGGCCTACGGAGATGCTACGATACTCAAATGGCTGCGTAACTTCTACAGGCGCTTCTTCTCCCAGCAGTTCAAGCGCAGCTGCCTGCCAGATGGTCCCAAGGTGGGCTCTGTGGCCGTCTCTCCCCGCGGGGACCTTCGCATGCCGAGCGATGCGTGCGCCACGGTCTGGCTGCGCGAGCTGGGTGGCTTGGAGTAG
- a CDS encoding amino acid ABC transporter permease, with translation MSSPNPTRTRLARLRGFVTADHRYVFLGTSAVALVGLWFGNQPHSPLSFLAASYALESVLYYLLLAWVALSALALVSKLAHWKGDAYKSGSPFCRPFARRAERYVSYVVWAVATVFAADRLVMGTVSLVGWAIAQPTNPTDFFGSMAYMLYNMWPTFVQGIVNTVIIALVGTVVAFFLALALVFLRVQEPDRSDNDFVRLMKVVGAGFAKLYSQVVRGTPMMIQGLIIYYAGTGALAGQGMSASQILTVWSPFNAALVTVSLNSTAYMMEVLRSGIGAVDPGQAEAARSLGLSQWQAMRKVVFPQGIKNSIPALSNELVINIKDSSVLMAIGVLELTFATRTIAGVYYKQMEVYVAAAVVYLILTALASWLLGRFGRHFDAGARSAVLGTSDQVPVQDADGGHS, from the coding sequence ATGTCTTCGCCAAACCCCACACGCACGCGGCTTGCCCGGCTCAGGGGCTTTGTCACGGCCGACCATCGCTATGTCTTCCTGGGCACGAGCGCGGTTGCGCTGGTGGGCCTCTGGTTTGGAAACCAGCCCCACTCGCCGCTGAGCTTTCTCGCGGCGTCGTATGCGCTCGAATCCGTCCTCTACTACTTGCTGCTCGCGTGGGTCGCTCTGTCTGCGCTCGCACTTGTGAGCAAGCTGGCCCACTGGAAGGGCGATGCGTACAAGAGCGGCTCTCCCTTCTGTCGCCCCTTCGCGCGCAGGGCCGAGAGGTACGTGTCGTACGTGGTGTGGGCCGTTGCGACAGTCTTCGCGGCTGATCGCCTCGTGATGGGTACCGTCAGCCTCGTGGGGTGGGCCATCGCTCAGCCCACCAACCCGACGGACTTCTTTGGCTCGATGGCCTACATGCTCTACAACATGTGGCCGACGTTCGTGCAGGGTATCGTCAACACCGTGATTATCGCACTCGTCGGCACCGTCGTGGCGTTCTTCTTGGCCCTGGCGTTGGTGTTTCTTCGCGTGCAGGAGCCCGATCGCTCAGACAACGACTTCGTGCGCCTCATGAAGGTCGTGGGGGCAGGATTTGCCAAGCTGTACTCACAGGTCGTGCGTGGCACGCCGATGATGATTCAGGGCCTGATCATCTACTACGCGGGCACGGGTGCGCTGGCGGGTCAGGGCATGAGCGCATCGCAGATCTTGACGGTGTGGTCGCCGTTCAACGCCGCGCTGGTCACGGTGTCGCTCAACTCGACCGCCTACATGATGGAGGTGCTGCGCTCGGGCATCGGCGCCGTCGATCCGGGGCAGGCAGAGGCGGCGCGCTCGCTGGGTCTCTCGCAATGGCAGGCCATGCGCAAGGTCGTGTTCCCACAGGGCATCAAGAACTCGATCCCGGCGCTGTCAAACGAGCTTGTCATCAACATAAAGGACTCGTCAGTCCTCATGGCGATCGGCGTGCTCGAACTCACGTTTGCCACGCGCACCATCGCGGGCGTGTACTACAAGCAGATGGAGGTCTACGTGGCCGCCGCCGTCGTGTACCTGATCCTGACGGCGCTCGCGTCGTGGCTGCTCGGCAGGTTTGGCAGGCACTTTGACGCAGGCGCGCGCTCTGCCGTCCTGGGCACGTCTGACCAGGTGCCCGTCCAAGATGCGGATGGGGGGCACAGCTGA